In Colletotrichum higginsianum IMI 349063 chromosome 3, whole genome shotgun sequence, a genomic segment contains:
- a CDS encoding Acetyltransferase: protein MEHVSKSVTLVELSRSLVPPKWEDTVRVIGMSECKEAGLSLAHAFAADDLSQYLLDADDMANLSAESKWKLHVDIMVYIAAAHCINGTVTTIGPDHDAVALWMPPGKDADGWWTVLRSGLWRLYFQLTVEARRRYYDELLPLLHDTKLEVMGERDGDCYYLVYLGTKPNARGKGYARKLLNDMIERADAENRAVYLESSSLANNAYYRKFGFEFKREIRLTRGDAPVSLFIMVREPCPRKAGGGGGTGGHMYSAAVPGHIKMQINAVMKETVRA, encoded by the exons ATGGAGCACGTAAGCAAAAGCGTCACCCTTGTTGAGCTCAGCCGTTCCCTCGTGCCCCCGAAGTGGGAGGATACCGTGCGTGTCATTGGCATGTCGGAGTGCAAGGAGGCCGGCCTCTCGCTGGCCCATGCCTTTGCTGCTGATGATCTTAGCCAGTATcttctcgacgccgatgacaTGGCGAACCTGTCGGCCGAGTCCAAGTGGAAGCTGCACGTCGACATCATGGTCTACATCGCGGCCGCACACTGCATCAATggcaccgtcaccaccaTCGGCCCGGACCACGACGCCGTTGCTCTGTG GATGCCTCCCGGAAAGGACGCCGACGGATGGTGGACCGTCCTCCGGAGCGGTTTGTGGCGCCTCTACTTCCAGCTCACCGTGGAGGCCAGGCGTCGTTACTacgacgagctgctgcccCTGTTGCACGATACCAAGCTCGAGGTCATGGGCGAGCGGGACGGTGACTGCTACTACCTGGTCTACCTAGGGACCAAACCCAACGCCCGGGGCAAAGGGTACGCGCGGAAGCTGCTCAACGACATGATAGAGAGG GCCGACGCGGAAAACCGTGCCGTCTACCTCGAGTCCAGCTCCCTCGCTAACAACGCATACTACCGCAAATTCGGGTTCGAGTTCAAGCGCGAGATCCGACTGACGCGCGGCGACGCCCCCGTCAGCCTGTTCATCATGGTCCGCGAGCCGTGCCCGCGCAAGGCgggtggaggcggcggcactGGCGGCCACATGTACTCGGCGGCCGTCCCGGGCCACATCAAGATGCAGATCAACGCTGTCATGAAGGAGACGGTGCGGGCTTGA